A DNA window from Telopea speciosissima isolate NSW1024214 ecotype Mountain lineage unplaced genomic scaffold, Tspe_v1 Tspe_v1.0227, whole genome shotgun sequence contains the following coding sequences:
- the LOC122647851 gene encoding uncharacterized protein LOC122647851 — protein MGFTGKFLGWVKACVTTPMFSVLINGSPTGYFKGDRGIRQGDPLSPYLFTIPMEAFSGIIRRLEVDGQIKLLPRCKALHLSHLIFADDLMIFVKANCESVLASLGGLDEFAGLSGLHLNRSKSSIIVGGLTQTSSMELSELMGFSETTLPIRYLGVPLVSGRLSLKDCSPILDLVRRKLEGWKARFLSYAGRLQLISSVLQGCYIYWAGIFGLPGNLISQLESMFFNFLWSSPSLERKMHFISCDAVCKPKTEGGLGLKRVKEMNVAAHHALVKEIVRDGDWLPGPSTSFDLIDVWRALPSIDKLHGDNPDLVVWTGNPTGIFSTKSAWNATRVKANLVDWSEAVWFEGSIKSHSFVSWRCLVDALPTRDNLLHRGIPVQHSCEFCWAGIESKNHIFFACPFSIDIWRRIFGMCSLHGQAPMNIFDAAIWVRYAAGRAGSLGVVLKLAFCATVKHIWFERNFRIFWQKARSKDQIVEAIKGDVRTIVTSGSLSGDPTANSHIASAWNLQVHWAIRMPRPCSWFLPPNNLWSLHCDGSLSDGRAAFGGVIRNAIGQP, from the exons ATGGGCTTCACAGGGAAATTCCTTGGATGGGTTAAGGCTTGTGTTACCACACCCATGTTCTCCGTTCTCATTAATGGCAGCCCCACAGGTTACTTCAAGGGAGATAGAGGTATCAGGCAAGGTGACCCGCTCTCtccttatttgttcactattcCCATGGAAGCTTTTTCAGGAATTATACGAAGGCTGGAAGTAGATGGTCAAATCAAATTGCTGCCTAGATGTAAAGCTCTACATCTTTCTCACCTTATATTTGcggatgacctaatgatctttgtgaaggccaaTTGCGAATCTGTTTTGGCTAGTTTGGGGGGTCTTGACGAGTTTGCAGGTCTTTCAGGGCTGCATCTCAatagatctaagtcctctattattgtaGGGGGCCTAACCCAAACTAGTAGTATGGAACTTTCGGAATTAATGGGTTTCTCTGAGACCACTCTCCCTATCAGGTACCTCGGCGTCCCTCTTGTCTCGGGCAGGCTGTCCTTGAAAGATTGCAGTCCTATTTTAGATTTGGTTAGAAGGAAATTGGAAGGATGGAAAGCCAGGTTTTTATCTTATGCTGGGCGTCTCCAACTTATCTCTTCTGTGCTCCAAGGATGCTACATTTACTGGGCTGGTATTTTTGGGCTGCCAGGTAACCTTATCTCACAGCTTGAGTCCATGTTTTTTAATTTCCTTTGGTCAAGCCCCTCGCTTGAAAGGAAAATGCACTTCATCTCTTGCGATGCGGTCTGCAAGCCTAAaactgaaggaggtcttgggcttAAGCGTGTTAAGGAGATGAATGTGGCTG CCCATCATGCACTTGTCAAGGAAATTGTTCGGGATGGAGACTGGCTGCCTGGCCCTTCAACCTCTTTTGaccttattgatgtgtggagagCCCTCCCCTCCATTGATAAGTTGCATGGTGACAACCCGGATTTGGTAGTATGGACTGGCAATCCGACAGGtatcttttcaaccaaatcggcttggaatGCCACCCGTGTGAAGGCCAACCTCGTGGATTGGAGTGAAGCAGTTTGGTTTGAAGGCAGCATTaagtcccactcttttgtttcttggaggTGTCTGGTCGATGCTCTCCCCACTAGGGATAATCTTCTTCACAGGGGGATCCCGGTTCAACATAGTTGtgagttttgttgggctggtatTGAGAGCAAAAACcatattttctttgcttgccctttttccattgatatttggaggaggaTCTTTGGTATGTGTTCTCTTCATGGACAGGCTCCCATGAACATATTTGATGCTGCCATTTGGGTTCGGTATGCGGCAGGAAGAGCGGGGAGCTTAGGTGTGGTTTTAAAGCTTGCATTTTGTGCCACTGTCAAGcatatttggtttgaaagaaatttcagaattttttggCAAAAGGCTAGATCTAAGGATCAAATTGTGGAAGCTATCAAGGGGGATGTTAGGACTATAGTCACATCTGGTTCTTTGAGTGGGGATCCTACTGCTAATTCCCACATTGCTTCGGCCTGGAACTTGCAAGTTCATTGGGCTATTAGGATGCCGAGACCATGCTCGTGGTTCTTACCTCCTAACAATTTGTGGTCCCTTCACTGTGATGGTTCGCTGTCCGATGGTAGAGCTGCTTTTGGTGGAGTGATTCGTAATGCGATTGGACAACCt